Proteins encoded within one genomic window of Platichthys flesus chromosome 17, fPlaFle2.1, whole genome shotgun sequence:
- the LOC133971971 gene encoding sodium bicarbonate cotransporter 3-like isoform X2 has protein sequence MDEQSDEEAALTGLDEEAIVDHGKTSFTTHSNYETEDLESHRAVYVGVHVPLGRESKRRHRHRGHRHHRKKRERDADEGKEDGRESPSYDTPSQRVQFILGTEDDDLEHVPHDLFTELDELSFRDGNNATEWKETARWLKFEEDVEDGGERWSKPYVATLSLHSLFELRSCILNGTVMLDMRANTIEDIADMLIDSMVASGQLKEELRFQVREAMLKKHHHQNERKLSNRIPLVRSIADIGKKHSDPLLLERNGEGLSSSRLSLFKTGASSSVSNLSQRRESRVSVLLNHLLPSSYSNFGSTPGLSPLTTPQSTPSFFRRSSQSPPCTRGTGPGPHGIPEVVVSPPEDDDPPNSTEDKAASPRLSRRASSASQGLEMLPLEGPMASPNSFPNNLDGNKPVERRPSKVGVSRESSSVDFSKVDMNFMKKIPPGAEASNVLVGEVDFLEKPIIAFVRLSPAVLITGLTEVPVPTRFLFLLLGPHGKGPQYHEIGRSMATLMTDEIFHDVAYKAKDRTDLLSGIDEFLDQVTVLPPGEWDPTIRIEPPKNVPSQMKRKIPTTLNGSASQAGDMEKEEEHESGPELQRTGMIFGGLIWDIKRKAPFYWSDIRDSLSLQCLASVLFLYCACMSPVITFGGLLGEATKGNISAIESLFGASLTGVAYSLFAGQPLTILGSTGPVLVFEKILFKFCTDYGLSYLSLRTSIGLWTAFLCLVLVATDASSLVCYITRFTEEAFAALICIIFIYEALEKLFHLGENYPVNMHSELDNLTLYSCQCSPPANVTYEHEQKWNQSGYDPDSVPWSSLSVSMCKTLKGEFEGPACGHDGPYIPDVLFWSIILFFTTFFLCSFFKQFKTERYFPTMVRSTISDFAVFITIMVMVLVDYLMGVPSPKLNVPDRFEPTSKNRGWLMDPLGTNPWWTLLVAALPALLCTILIFMDQQITAVIINRKEHKLKKGCGYHLDLLIVAIMLGVCSIMGLPWFVAATVLSISHVNSLKVESGCSAPGEQPKFLGIREQRVTGFMIFVLMGCSVFMTSVLKFIPMPVLYGVFLYMGVSSLKGIQFFDRIKLFGMPAKHQPDLIYLRYVPLWKVHVFTLVQLTCLVLLWVIKASSAAVVFPMMVLALVFIRKLLDFFFTKREMSWLDDLIPESKKKKEDDKKKKAREKLEAEARRQKEGMALKVGFDGANHLSIPVKTLSGSQEKLACVRVDVSPESPAAGSTSESFL, from the exons ATGGACGAACAGAGTGACGAGGAGGCTGCGCTCACG GGTCTAGACGAAGAGGCGATTGTTGACCATGGAAAGACAAGCTTCACCACTCACTCCAACTATGAGACGGAAGATTTGGAAA GCCACAGAGCCGTGTACGTAGGTGTCCACGTTCCTCTTGGAAGAGAGTCCAAGCGGAGGCATCGTCACCGAGGACACAGACACCAccggaagaaaagagagagagacgctgacGAGGGGAAGGAAGATGGCCGGGAATCCCCATCTTATG ACACTCCCTCCCAAAGGGTCCAGTTCATCTTGGGTACAGAGGACGATGACCTGGAGCACGTCCCCCATGACCTCTTCACTGAGCTGGACGAGCTCTCCTTCAGAGACGGAAACAATGCCACTGAATGGAAGGAGACTGCCCG atgGCTGAAGTTtgaggaggatgtggaggatGGTGGAGAGAGGTGGAGTAAGCCCTACGTGGCTACACTGTCGCTACACAGCTTATTTGAGCTACGTAGCTGTATACTCAACGGCACTGTCATGCTGGATATGAGAGCCAACACTATCGAGGATATCGCAG ACATGTTGATAGACAGCATGGTGGCGTCGGGccagctgaaggaggagctccGTTTCCAGGTGCGAGAAGCCATGCTGAAGAAGCACCACCACCAGAACGAGAGGAAGCTCAGCAATCGCATCCCTCTGGTGCGCTCCATCGCTGACATAGGCAAAAAACACTCTGACCCGCTCTTGCTTGAGAGAAACG GAGAGGGCCTGTCCTCTTcccgtctttctctcttcaaGACAGGggcatcctcctctgtctccaaCCTGTCCCAGAGACGAGAGTCCCGAGTCTCCGTCCTGCTCAACCACCTCCTGCCCTCTTCTTACTCCAACTTCGGGTCCACCCCAGGTCTCTCGCCCCTCACCACCCCACAAAGTACCCCTTCTTTCTTCCGGCGCTCCTCCCAAAGCCCGCCATGCACCCGTGGCACAGGCCCTGGCCCTCATGGCATCCCAGAGGTGGTGGTATCGCCTCCAGAGGATGACGACCCACCGAACTCTACAGAAGACAAGGCGGCATCGCCACGGCTCAGCCGACGAGCATCCTCGGCATCCCAGGGCCTGGAGATGCTGCCCTTAGAAG GACCCATGGCGTCTCCGAACTCCTTCCCAAACAACCTGGATGGCAATAAGCCAGTGGAAAGGAGGCCATCCAAAGTAGGGGTCAGTAGAGAAAGCAGCAGTGTCGACTTCAGCAAG GTGGACATGAACTTCATGAAAAAGATTCCTCCGGGTGCAGAGGCTTCCAACGTGCTGGTGGGAGAAGTGGACTTCCTGGAGAAGCCCATTATTGCCTTTGTACGGCTGTCTCCAGCGGTCCTTATCACGGGCCTCACAGAGGTGCCTGTCCCCACGAG GTTTCTCTTCCTGCTTCTGGGTCCTCACGGTAAAGGGCCACAGTACCATGAAATTGGCAGATCAATGGCCACACTCATGACAGATGAG ATTTTCCATGATGTGGCGTACAAAGCCAAAGACCGAACGGATCTCCTCTCTGGGATTGACGAGTTCCTGGATCAAGTGACTGTCCTGCCTCCTGGAGAATGGGATCCCACGATTCGGATCGAGCCCCCAAAGAATGTCCCATCACAG atgaagaggaagatacCAACCACGCTCAACGGGAGTGCGTCTCAAGCCGGAGACatggaaaaggaagaggaacaTGAATCAGGACCTGAGCTGCAGAGGACGGGGAT GATATTCGGGGGTCTGATCTGGGACATCAAGCGGAAAGCACCGTTCTACTGGAGCGACATCCGGGACTCCCTCAGTCTGCAGTGTCTCGCCTCCGTCCTCTTCCTGTATTGCGCCTGCATGTCCCCCGTCATCACATTTGGAGGTCTGCTGGGAGAGGCGACCAAAGGCAACATA AGTGCCATCGAGTCTCTGTTCGGGGCGTCGCTGACCGGAGTGGCCTACTCCCTCTTCGCGGGCCAGCCCCTCACTATTCTTGGCAGCACGGGGCCCGTTTTAGTGTTTGAGAAGATCCTCTTCAAGTTCTGCAC CGACTATGGCCTCTCCTACCTGTCACTGCGAACCAGCATCGGCCTGTGGACGGCCTTCCTGTGTCTGGTCCTGGTGGCGACGGATGCCAGCTCCCTGGTCTGCTACATCACCAGATTCACGGAGGAGGCCTTTGCCGCGCTCATCtgcatcatcttcatctacgAGGCTCTAGAGAAGCTGTTTCACTTGGGGGAGAACTACCCGGTCAACATGCACAGCGAGTTGGACAATCTTACTCTGTATTC GTGTCAGTGCTCTCCACCAGCCAACGTCACGTACGAGCATGAGCAGAAGTGGAATCAGTCGGGTTACGACCCAGACTCTGTCCCGTGGAGCAGCCTCAGTGTTTCG ATGTGTAAAACGCTGAAGGGGGAGTTTGAGGGTCCCGCCTGTGGTCACGATGGTCCCTACATCCCAGATGTTCTCTTCTGGTCgatcatcctcttcttcaccaccttcttcctctgctccttcttcaAGCAATTCAAGACGGAGAGATATTTCCCCACCATG GTGCGCTCCACCATCAGCGACTTTGCTGTGTTTATAACCATCATGGTCATGGTGCTGGTCGACTATCTAATGGGCGTCCCATCTCCCAAACTGAATGTTCCTGACCGCTTTGAG CCTACTTCAAAGAACCGGGGCTGGCTAATGGACCCGCTAGGAACCAACCCCTGGTGGACACTGCTGGTAGCTGCACTTCCTGCCCTGCTCTGCACCATCCTCATCTTTATGGACCAGCAGATCACTGCAGTCATCATCAACCGCAAGGAGCACAAACTCAAG AAAGGCTGTGGCTATCACCTGGACCTGCTGATCGTGGCCATCATGCTGGGCGTGTGCTCCATTATGGGCCTGCCGTGGTTTGTGGCTGCGACGgtcctctccatctcccacGTGAACAGCCTGAAGGTGGAGTCCGGCTGCTCGGCTCCCGGAGAGCAGCCCAAGTTCCTGGGCATCCGAGAGCAGCGCGTCACCGGGTTCATGATCTTTGTCCTCATGGGTTGTTCGGTTTTCATGACCTCAGTGCTCAAG TTCATTCCAATGCCAGTGTTGTACGGAGTCTTTCTCTACATGGGTGTCTCCTCCCTCAAAGGAATCCAA TTCTTTGACAGAATCAAGTTGTTTGGTATGCCGGCCAAGCACCAGCCGGATCTGATCTATCTCCGCTATGTGCCGCTGTGGAAGGTCCATGTCTTCACCCTGGTGCAGCTCACCTGCCTGGTGCTGCTCTGGGTCATCAAGGCCTCTTCAGCGGCTGTTGTGTTTCCCATGATG GTTCTGGCGCTGGTCTTCATCCGAAAGCTTCTGGACTTCTTCTTCACCAAGAGAGAGATGAGCTGGCTGGACGACTTGATTCCAGAaagcaagaagaagaaagaggacgacaagaaaaagaaagctcGGGAAAAACTG GAGGCCGAGGCCAGGCGGCAGAAAGAGGGGATGGCACTGAAGGTCGGCTTTGATGGAGCCAACCACCTCAGCATCCCAGTGAAGACCCTCTCAGGGAG cCAGGAGAAGTTGGCCTGCGTTAGAGTGGACGTCAGCCCCGAGTCGCCTGCAGCAGGTTCCACTTCAGAGTCCTTCCTGTGA
- the LOC133971971 gene encoding sodium bicarbonate cotransporter 3-like isoform X1, translating to MDEPSDQMRPLLRSGLDEEAIVDHGKTSFTTHSNYETEDLESHRAVYVGVHVPLGRESKRRHRHRGHRHHRKKRERDADEGKEDGRESPSYDTPSQRVQFILGTEDDDLEHVPHDLFTELDELSFRDGNNATEWKETARWLKFEEDVEDGGERWSKPYVATLSLHSLFELRSCILNGTVMLDMRANTIEDIADMLIDSMVASGQLKEELRFQVREAMLKKHHHQNERKLSNRIPLVRSIADIGKKHSDPLLLERNGEGLSSSRLSLFKTGASSSVSNLSQRRESRVSVLLNHLLPSSYSNFGSTPGLSPLTTPQSTPSFFRRSSQSPPCTRGTGPGPHGIPEVVVSPPEDDDPPNSTEDKAASPRLSRRASSASQGLEMLPLEGPMASPNSFPNNLDGNKPVERRPSKVGVSRESSSVDFSKVDMNFMKKIPPGAEASNVLVGEVDFLEKPIIAFVRLSPAVLITGLTEVPVPTRFLFLLLGPHGKGPQYHEIGRSMATLMTDEIFHDVAYKAKDRTDLLSGIDEFLDQVTVLPPGEWDPTIRIEPPKNVPSQMKRKIPTTLNGSASQAGDMEKEEEHESGPELQRTGMIFGGLIWDIKRKAPFYWSDIRDSLSLQCLASVLFLYCACMSPVITFGGLLGEATKGNISAIESLFGASLTGVAYSLFAGQPLTILGSTGPVLVFEKILFKFCTDYGLSYLSLRTSIGLWTAFLCLVLVATDASSLVCYITRFTEEAFAALICIIFIYEALEKLFHLGENYPVNMHSELDNLTLYSCQCSPPANVTYEHEQKWNQSGYDPDSVPWSSLSVSMCKTLKGEFEGPACGHDGPYIPDVLFWSIILFFTTFFLCSFFKQFKTERYFPTMVRSTISDFAVFITIMVMVLVDYLMGVPSPKLNVPDRFEPTSKNRGWLMDPLGTNPWWTLLVAALPALLCTILIFMDQQITAVIINRKEHKLKKGCGYHLDLLIVAIMLGVCSIMGLPWFVAATVLSISHVNSLKVESGCSAPGEQPKFLGIREQRVTGFMIFVLMGCSVFMTSVLKFIPMPVLYGVFLYMGVSSLKGIQFFDRIKLFGMPAKHQPDLIYLRYVPLWKVHVFTLVQLTCLVLLWVIKASSAAVVFPMMVLALVFIRKLLDFFFTKREMSWLDDLIPESKKKKEDDKKKKAREKLEAEARRQKEGMALKVGFDGANHLSIPVKTLSGSQEKLACVRVDVSPESPAAGSTSESFL from the exons ATGGACGAACCCTCGGATCAGATGAGGCCCCTCCTGAGATCA GGTCTAGACGAAGAGGCGATTGTTGACCATGGAAAGACAAGCTTCACCACTCACTCCAACTATGAGACGGAAGATTTGGAAA GCCACAGAGCCGTGTACGTAGGTGTCCACGTTCCTCTTGGAAGAGAGTCCAAGCGGAGGCATCGTCACCGAGGACACAGACACCAccggaagaaaagagagagagacgctgacGAGGGGAAGGAAGATGGCCGGGAATCCCCATCTTATG ACACTCCCTCCCAAAGGGTCCAGTTCATCTTGGGTACAGAGGACGATGACCTGGAGCACGTCCCCCATGACCTCTTCACTGAGCTGGACGAGCTCTCCTTCAGAGACGGAAACAATGCCACTGAATGGAAGGAGACTGCCCG atgGCTGAAGTTtgaggaggatgtggaggatGGTGGAGAGAGGTGGAGTAAGCCCTACGTGGCTACACTGTCGCTACACAGCTTATTTGAGCTACGTAGCTGTATACTCAACGGCACTGTCATGCTGGATATGAGAGCCAACACTATCGAGGATATCGCAG ACATGTTGATAGACAGCATGGTGGCGTCGGGccagctgaaggaggagctccGTTTCCAGGTGCGAGAAGCCATGCTGAAGAAGCACCACCACCAGAACGAGAGGAAGCTCAGCAATCGCATCCCTCTGGTGCGCTCCATCGCTGACATAGGCAAAAAACACTCTGACCCGCTCTTGCTTGAGAGAAACG GAGAGGGCCTGTCCTCTTcccgtctttctctcttcaaGACAGGggcatcctcctctgtctccaaCCTGTCCCAGAGACGAGAGTCCCGAGTCTCCGTCCTGCTCAACCACCTCCTGCCCTCTTCTTACTCCAACTTCGGGTCCACCCCAGGTCTCTCGCCCCTCACCACCCCACAAAGTACCCCTTCTTTCTTCCGGCGCTCCTCCCAAAGCCCGCCATGCACCCGTGGCACAGGCCCTGGCCCTCATGGCATCCCAGAGGTGGTGGTATCGCCTCCAGAGGATGACGACCCACCGAACTCTACAGAAGACAAGGCGGCATCGCCACGGCTCAGCCGACGAGCATCCTCGGCATCCCAGGGCCTGGAGATGCTGCCCTTAGAAG GACCCATGGCGTCTCCGAACTCCTTCCCAAACAACCTGGATGGCAATAAGCCAGTGGAAAGGAGGCCATCCAAAGTAGGGGTCAGTAGAGAAAGCAGCAGTGTCGACTTCAGCAAG GTGGACATGAACTTCATGAAAAAGATTCCTCCGGGTGCAGAGGCTTCCAACGTGCTGGTGGGAGAAGTGGACTTCCTGGAGAAGCCCATTATTGCCTTTGTACGGCTGTCTCCAGCGGTCCTTATCACGGGCCTCACAGAGGTGCCTGTCCCCACGAG GTTTCTCTTCCTGCTTCTGGGTCCTCACGGTAAAGGGCCACAGTACCATGAAATTGGCAGATCAATGGCCACACTCATGACAGATGAG ATTTTCCATGATGTGGCGTACAAAGCCAAAGACCGAACGGATCTCCTCTCTGGGATTGACGAGTTCCTGGATCAAGTGACTGTCCTGCCTCCTGGAGAATGGGATCCCACGATTCGGATCGAGCCCCCAAAGAATGTCCCATCACAG atgaagaggaagatacCAACCACGCTCAACGGGAGTGCGTCTCAAGCCGGAGACatggaaaaggaagaggaacaTGAATCAGGACCTGAGCTGCAGAGGACGGGGAT GATATTCGGGGGTCTGATCTGGGACATCAAGCGGAAAGCACCGTTCTACTGGAGCGACATCCGGGACTCCCTCAGTCTGCAGTGTCTCGCCTCCGTCCTCTTCCTGTATTGCGCCTGCATGTCCCCCGTCATCACATTTGGAGGTCTGCTGGGAGAGGCGACCAAAGGCAACATA AGTGCCATCGAGTCTCTGTTCGGGGCGTCGCTGACCGGAGTGGCCTACTCCCTCTTCGCGGGCCAGCCCCTCACTATTCTTGGCAGCACGGGGCCCGTTTTAGTGTTTGAGAAGATCCTCTTCAAGTTCTGCAC CGACTATGGCCTCTCCTACCTGTCACTGCGAACCAGCATCGGCCTGTGGACGGCCTTCCTGTGTCTGGTCCTGGTGGCGACGGATGCCAGCTCCCTGGTCTGCTACATCACCAGATTCACGGAGGAGGCCTTTGCCGCGCTCATCtgcatcatcttcatctacgAGGCTCTAGAGAAGCTGTTTCACTTGGGGGAGAACTACCCGGTCAACATGCACAGCGAGTTGGACAATCTTACTCTGTATTC GTGTCAGTGCTCTCCACCAGCCAACGTCACGTACGAGCATGAGCAGAAGTGGAATCAGTCGGGTTACGACCCAGACTCTGTCCCGTGGAGCAGCCTCAGTGTTTCG ATGTGTAAAACGCTGAAGGGGGAGTTTGAGGGTCCCGCCTGTGGTCACGATGGTCCCTACATCCCAGATGTTCTCTTCTGGTCgatcatcctcttcttcaccaccttcttcctctgctccttcttcaAGCAATTCAAGACGGAGAGATATTTCCCCACCATG GTGCGCTCCACCATCAGCGACTTTGCTGTGTTTATAACCATCATGGTCATGGTGCTGGTCGACTATCTAATGGGCGTCCCATCTCCCAAACTGAATGTTCCTGACCGCTTTGAG CCTACTTCAAAGAACCGGGGCTGGCTAATGGACCCGCTAGGAACCAACCCCTGGTGGACACTGCTGGTAGCTGCACTTCCTGCCCTGCTCTGCACCATCCTCATCTTTATGGACCAGCAGATCACTGCAGTCATCATCAACCGCAAGGAGCACAAACTCAAG AAAGGCTGTGGCTATCACCTGGACCTGCTGATCGTGGCCATCATGCTGGGCGTGTGCTCCATTATGGGCCTGCCGTGGTTTGTGGCTGCGACGgtcctctccatctcccacGTGAACAGCCTGAAGGTGGAGTCCGGCTGCTCGGCTCCCGGAGAGCAGCCCAAGTTCCTGGGCATCCGAGAGCAGCGCGTCACCGGGTTCATGATCTTTGTCCTCATGGGTTGTTCGGTTTTCATGACCTCAGTGCTCAAG TTCATTCCAATGCCAGTGTTGTACGGAGTCTTTCTCTACATGGGTGTCTCCTCCCTCAAAGGAATCCAA TTCTTTGACAGAATCAAGTTGTTTGGTATGCCGGCCAAGCACCAGCCGGATCTGATCTATCTCCGCTATGTGCCGCTGTGGAAGGTCCATGTCTTCACCCTGGTGCAGCTCACCTGCCTGGTGCTGCTCTGGGTCATCAAGGCCTCTTCAGCGGCTGTTGTGTTTCCCATGATG GTTCTGGCGCTGGTCTTCATCCGAAAGCTTCTGGACTTCTTCTTCACCAAGAGAGAGATGAGCTGGCTGGACGACTTGATTCCAGAaagcaagaagaagaaagaggacgacaagaaaaagaaagctcGGGAAAAACTG GAGGCCGAGGCCAGGCGGCAGAAAGAGGGGATGGCACTGAAGGTCGGCTTTGATGGAGCCAACCACCTCAGCATCCCAGTGAAGACCCTCTCAGGGAG cCAGGAGAAGTTGGCCTGCGTTAGAGTGGACGTCAGCCCCGAGTCGCCTGCAGCAGGTTCCACTTCAGAGTCCTTCCTGTGA